From the Actinomadura luzonensis genome, the window ATCTGGCACGTGTACAGAGTGCTCGGCCAGAGCGACACCCGTGCCAACCGGTACGTCCATTGGCGCAAACCCGGGCCGCCACCACCGAATTACCTGCCGGTCCGCTCGGTGCTCAGGACCCTCGATTTCCTGGCCTACGCCAGGAACCTCCTGAAGAGCCTGGACGGCAGCCCGTACTACGACGAACTGGTCGAGGAGGGTGAGCAGGTCGCCCAGCGCATCAAGTCGTACAAGGTCTCGGTGGTGACACTGCTCGGCGGGAACCTGGCCCAGGCCGTCGAGGTGTTCTCCCGGGTGAACAGCAAGGGGCAGTCCATGAGCCCCGACCAGATGGTGTCCGCGCTCACCTACAAGGGGGGCGGGGAGAGCCTGGCCAACAGCATCGCGGCTGTCCTGGACCGGATCGCGGCCGAAGGGTTCGGCGAGATCAACTCGACGACCGGCTTCCGCGCCGTCCTGGCCGTCGCCGGCGAGGAAGAGGTGACGGGCGCGCACTGGGACGTTCTGGCCCGCCGGATGGAGGGCAAGGTCGCCCAGGCCGTCCAGGACACCGACGTGGCACTCACCCGCGCGGTGGCCTTTCTCCGGGAGCGCGTGGGGGTGCCTCTCGCCCGGCTGATCCCCTACAACAACCAGCTCATGCTGCTCACCTTGTTCTTCCACCTCCGCCCGGAGCCCTCGCCGGAGCAGGAGGAGGCGCTGATCCGCTGGTTCTGGATCACCTCGTGGGCCGGGCACTTCGCGAGCGTGAACTCCACGACCAGCAGGCAGTCCATCCAGGACATGCGGGCGTTCGCCACCGGGGAGAAGAGGCTGGCCGACTTCGCGGACGGGCAGGGCATGTTCGACTTCGCCGACCAGCGGCCGCGACCGTACCCCGACCGGTTCGATCTGCGCAGCGCGCGGGTCCGCGCCTACCTTCTGTGGGAGCTTCGCGAGTTTCCCGAACGATTCACCGCAGGCGGGAAGCCCTACCTCGCCGTCGAGGCGATCCGCCGGCTTGATTCTGCGGCGTTCCGGAGGATCTCCAACAAGGCGGGCCTGTCCAACGGCTCCAATCCGGCCAACCGCATCGTGCTGGAGGTGACGCCGGGGATGACGGCTCGTTCGTACCTGCTCGACCAGTCAGGAGAGGGTGAGCTCGGGATAGCCCCCGACGCCTGGATCAGGCTCGGACGCGGCCATGACGAAGCCTTCATCGAGCTGCGTGCAGCTGAGCTGGCCCGCCGCGAACGGCTCTTCATCGAGTCGATGGGCGCGGTCGCGCCACCGGCGGTCGCGGCCGATACGGAGATCGACACCGAGTAGGGCCCGGCCCCGGGCCCCACTCGGGTAGGTCGATCAGCGGCGGGGGGCCAGGCCGAGCTGGAGGCCCTTGAGGCTGGAGGAGCGCTTGCCGAGGCCGGTGGCGATCTTGCGGAGCTCGGCCGCGGCGGGCGAGTCAGGGTCGGTGAGGACGAGCGGCTTGCCCTCGTCGCCGCCCTCGCGCAGCCGCATGTCGATCGGGACCTGGCCGAGCAGCGGCACCCGGGCGCCCAGGATGCGGGTCAGCGCGTCGGCCACGGTCTGGCCGCCGCCCTCGCCGAAGACGGAGATGCGCTCGTCGCAGTGGGGGCAGGGCAGCCAGGACATGTT encodes:
- a CDS encoding DUF262 domain-containing protein, translated to MASPHDEHGLDGPEEYAAPGGEIGVRPDVNLLETFLENVRTGQLRVPKFQRPFVWRPDQMLDLFDSIERGYPIGSMLLWETRQELESLDHVGGLPIPDAAPGKSVTYILDGHQRLSTLYATLYRPAAGPSGDPADWIWHVYRVLGQSDTRANRYVHWRKPGPPPPNYLPVRSVLRTLDFLAYARNLLKSLDGSPYYDELVEEGEQVAQRIKSYKVSVVTLLGGNLAQAVEVFSRVNSKGQSMSPDQMVSALTYKGGGESLANSIAAVLDRIAAEGFGEINSTTGFRAVLAVAGEEEVTGAHWDVLARRMEGKVAQAVQDTDVALTRAVAFLRERVGVPLARLIPYNNQLMLLTLFFHLRPEPSPEQEEALIRWFWITSWAGHFASVNSTTSRQSIQDMRAFATGEKRLADFADGQGMFDFADQRPRPYPDRFDLRSARVRAYLLWELREFPERFTAGGKPYLAVEAIRRLDSAAFRRISNKAGLSNGSNPANRIVLEVTPGMTARSYLLDQSGEGELGIAPDAWIRLGRGHDEAFIELRAAELARRERLFIESMGAVAPPAVAADTEIDTE